The Xiphophorus couchianus chromosome 18, X_couchianus-1.0, whole genome shotgun sequence DNA window TGCACACAAAGCTTGGATGAGGCTCAATTCGCATGAATAACTGCATCAATGCAGTGTTGCATGGGGACGATAAGGCTGTCGCTCTGCTGAGGTGTCCCACACCTCATGAATATCCCTCAAACTCTTGAAAAGGCTTAGCTTTAAAACTTCTAAACACAGACTGCATTTATCCTTTTTGCacatatttctaaaatgttttctttccactcaacCTTCCATGATGATGCTTAGAGCATTTTGAGAACTGCTAGTTTATTTAAGCATAACTTTTTGTGTTCTGTCTTCCTTAAAATGTCatagaatattttattgatcttatgtaatctgtattgtttttgttttcttttttccacgcCCTGCATCAACATTCCAGACATACCATATAAGGAAACTGATTGCCTACATGTGCCATCATGTTTTGCTCCACAAAAAGATATTTGAGGAGGGTATCCTAACTGTGATGAAATATGAACTCTGTTGGTATGACCTTGTCCTTCTGGATGATGTGAATTTGAAAGTGTGTGTGCGAATCAGTGTGTCCGCTGGGGTTTGTTtgtagaaaaatttaaaaatgtacattgcGTATTTTTCTGGAATTTTCTCAGATAATGTTCTGTTTTCATCATGTGTGTATTATAAACATTCAAATTAACAAATATAAGCACTTCAAATTTATCAGCATGAAATGATTCAATTTGAGTTTCACCTTCAAGTTGAAATACTgattttaattcacttttaaataaaatattaaataattaaagtgCCAGTGCACTTAACTAATTAAGTAAAGCCTCAAtaagatgaaaaatatgttaaaagtcATTTCCAATTACCAAACCCCCACACTGATTTTATGATCacatgttgagttttttttacattgaaacaCATTGCACAAGAAGCAAGTGAATCAGTTTAAATCTCCCTGCCAAGTAAGATGCTTGGATTGAAACTGTGTCTGTCAATATAATTTTCTAGAGATGAAAAATTCAGAGCTGTGTTGTCTGTAATGGATCTAAGACTTTTGTCAGCTGCAGTTTTTTCTTATCACCCCAACAAATACACACAGTGCAAGCTCGCAACACCCTACGGGGGGAAAAGAACAATGCTTAAatgctgaataaaataaattcaaaatggaAAGTGTCGAGGCTTCAAAATACATCGCATATTGCATAATGAAATCGCATATTGCAGAAAAGTAAAAGATCAAGCCAaggataaaatattaatatgaagTGAATGTTTACAAAGAACCTTTGCTTGTGgccattgtgtttttattcaggcTTTAGAAAGGATCCTACTGATTCTGACTGTTACCACTGGTGGGTAGAAAAATGTAGCGTGAGCTCTAAAGTCACATCTCCACTAACAGCATTTGCTGGTGAATGTCGTGGGTAGGTCGAAGGTTGCCCACAACACATTTcatgatgaaacattttttcagatttgtatgtCTGAAGTTGTTTGGTGCTGACAATTTATTTCAAGAATGTAGCaggaaatctttaaaaagaacCTAAAGGAAGAACTTTTGGTCAGAGAGAAGCTCTCTTTAGAAATTATTTGCCAAGTTATAACAGATATGTAGCATTATAGAGTAGCTGTGTAGAGGCAGGCGTGACATTCTCACAATATTATAACGTTGAGTAATAATATGAGTTTCTCAGGATCATAGTGTTtgcacaaaacatgaaaacaaaatatacgTATAACATGATATAGCTGcttttattcaaaagaaaaaagtaacattCACTTCCACTTCTAAAATTCACTGATCACTAGATTTATCAGCACATAGACTTAAACAATAATATAAAGAGCAGCAAAATTTAGtgagttttcaaaaataaaaaatctaaataagtcattttgtatttcttttaagtatgaaaaaaatgttttttgttttaattctatgtttcttcttttttttgcagctaATGCACAGGTATACAGGCACCACAATATTAGTTCATAGACCTGGAGAAAACTAGTCACTCTGATACCTTTTCTAGAATGTCACTGAAGAATATGCAGACTATGGCAATATTTTATGGTTATGAACATCTTCAGTCACTGGTGGTATCTGCTAAATCCTAAACCAAAAGTACAGCCCTTTAGTGTTGCTAGGATACGCCTTAAGGCAGAGCAGGAATTTGATAACAGCACCAGCAAAGTTTGCTGGTAAAATAAGTaaagaccagaaaaaaaatgcacatggggaaaaaatgttaTCCATGCGGGAATGTGTAAGGGGGAATGTATAAAAGGAGGACAGCGAGATCTGgcaatgtaaatgtttattcagtCATCAAGGATTTGCAGGAGAAGACAGagtagaacatttctgagatgttatgatcaatattttaaaaactgtacaaGCTACTGTTTACTGTTTACAGAGCCAAAacctattaaaaatattaaaatttaaaaatcagaatacCAATGAAACATAAGGTAAAACTGGAATTTATTAAACAGCAGCAATAAATACCTTTAATCGTTATAGTAATCTGACAAAATTCATGCAGAAGGCAGAGAAGTAAGCAGAATATGTTGCTACAATTAAACTTAACATTCACAAATTTAAAACCTGGTCAACATCTGTCTCAACAGCAGAAACCAAACAGAGCTTATTCTCTATGGGAGTTTTTCAAAATGGGGGGTCATCAGGACGATGGTCATCAGGAAGATGGAAGAAAAtgagcacaaaaaaagaaagaaagaaacgtAATCTCAAATTTTTTGATCATATaagttttaattataaaatattaccTGTTTTTATCAACATCGTAAAATATAAGCTAAAATAActtatcaaaatgttatttgctCTGCTCATCTTTCTTTTTGGCTGCCGGTCAAATTTATGAAGCTGCTTTGCTCTTCTGGATAGCATAGCAACCGCGAAACTGACAAGtttcaaggaaaaaaacagatggaaTTGTCCAACGATCCTGCTATCAAAGACACTGCTGCAAAAAACCCTAAGAACTCAGGGCcaactaaaatcagaaggtaTAAGCAACATTTATGGTAAACCAATGTAATTATTGAATGGAGTataaaaattaagacaaaaaagaaaaacattttaaaactcaatgatatttagatattttgttgctttgtttatgaGATTGCAAAGGGGTGCCTGATGAGAACTTAATCCTGACCTTTgccattcattttctacataCGTTACCTGCAATAACGTCTATTTTAGCTGCATTCGGCATGCGTATCTATGCAATatattttgtcagatttttttttttttagaccaaATACTCCAGTCTCGATATTCCTATGCGCAAAATCTCAGATGTGGTTAATCACTTGGACAAACACAGCGTCTCCACCGTACTATTTATCGAATCAAAGCAGGATGCAGTTCTTGTGCCATCAGTGAGACCTAATCTGAATGTATTAGCCAGTGTCAACTCTGGGACAGAAAATCCATATGCCTCCCATGTGTGTACTTCAGTGTACAGAAAGATAAAATGATGGCCTGTCCCAGTGTATGATATATTATAGTAATGAACAATTTGCTAATCAAGCCAACTGGCAGGAGGCAAACCACAGGTCTTACAGAACATGTCTTCAAATTGGAGCATTAGATCATTTTTTGTGCTCAAAAGACTGAGCATTTTCGGAGAATCCTTCTGAAATGGGAGTAGTATAAAAACAGTgattaaatatcaaatttaacaACTGCTCATATTTCTccaaatctatttttataatGCAAGCAGATATTCGATGAACAACTTGGTTTTTACTATACAAGACTACAATGATATGCAAAACATCATACATCATTTATGGCCAGATGGGAGTGGTGGGGAAGCCCTTCCATGAAACATTACTGCCATCTAGTGCATGTGTGAAGGAAAAGCATGCGTGCAAATGGTcatgaaatcaataaaattggatgagaaatgagaaaaatgcataaactGAAATTTTGGAGCATTTCTCGCTTCTGTCTACTGACaagctttataaaaaaaaaactgattttatttcccACTAGGTCTTCCACTTGTCCACTGTTTTAATGACCCTGGTATCAAGTAAACTAAACctcattttcattatttaaaagaaatataaaacccCAGACCCAACAATGCAGATAAACTgaagtttcctttaaaaaaaaaaacctggaccTCCACACCATGATGCATTAATGCTGTAATTCATGTAAAAGCAGTTGAGGCTGAGTACTGAGTGCAGATACTGTACAACATATGGACGGCCATTTCAATAAGCTGAGATTTCTCTattaaaaatcccttttttattgttttcacgTAATATATTTTCTAAGAAACTTAATTAGTTTTCATGAGCGGTAAGCtataatatctaaaataaacagaaataaaggtttgaaataaatctgaatccgtttttttgtattattggCCCTTTAactcaggggtctcaaactcattttcacttTGGGCCAACTGAAGTTCACAAATGTACTCAATAGGGCTGATTGTGgcagaatatattgataaaactaccaattaaattgttaaaatgttattaactGCATTCTATTACTTtgtagaataaaatattaaacatcttttcataTTAACTTCTTTTGGCTCTACTCAGATataactgctttgatttgattgacaaaataatatttaagcacacaactgttatcttAAAAGTACTATTTCtcagagggccacataaaaagttatggcgggccagatttggtcCCCAGGCCTTGAGTTTTACACATATGCACGAACTTATCAAACATTGTGCTATGGGTTCATACCGTTACAACAAACATAGCCACTAGGGGGAGCCgatatgttttgtaaatttgttgCCTGTTTTTATCATAACAGGCCTGCAAATTCAACACTAGAACCTCATCGAGGTAGAATGCAGTTGTAGTCACTGAGTGAAAAATTGTGTTACACTTATCCACAATAAGCAGGAAACAGACACACCAATAAAGACCAGCTTTATTTTGTCCTGTTACAATAGCTAGATACAATAAATGCCTTCCCAAAAGGGGACGAAGAGTGTTCAGTCGaccagctgaaaataaattctgaataaaTTTCTGGTAGACAAACACGCGGAGTCGTCATTGTTTTAGCAATAATTAGTTTCCCTCTTTCTGTGCTGCTGCACAGACCTTTACTAATAAAGTTGGAAAAGTGCATCTGTTGTTTAGTTCAGCTTCTTCACTGTTAAAATCAGCCACTATAGGACAAACTAATGTGTCAAGCAGGATAAACATCACTGTCACCTTACAGTTAGATCCTTTCAGAAAGTCTTTGTTAATTGCctgagatggaaaaaaaaatacacacatgaaGCTTTTGGCGTTTTATAAAATGGGTCTTTCATAGACGCAACATGAAAACGGTGTCCCAGTTGCAATGTTAATGAAAATCAAAGTGTCTTCCTCTACTGTTAGAACAGTCTGCAGGCTTTTCAGTTTCTCATagacatgaaaaatgtgttttgttataTCCACCATTTAAGTCATAGGTAACCTGAGATATGGAGCAGTCTGGGAAGAAGTTCGGGAAGGTCAAAGTGCACAGGCCGTTGTCGTCTAAGGGCACAGAAGTGTCCTCAGCCTGACTATAGACTGGAGGCTGCGGTGGACCTGACCGCAGACCCTCTGAGGGTTTTTTACACTGTCCAGAGCAGTTAGTCCAGGGTTCAGTGTAGAGGAGACCACCAACTAAATGGTCATAGGAAGCAGGGTCCAGGCCTCCCAGGTCTGGCTGCCCCCTCAAAGGCACGCCCTGATAAATGTCCTGCTCGTTCACCATGTTGCTGTAGTCGGGCCCCAGGAGCTCAAAGAAGTCAGCGGCCTCCGGGTTGCCCCGTTCCAAGTCCTTCAGTGTCATTCCAGACGTGGAGCTAACTCTGGAGCAGTTGGCAGGCTCGGTAAAGAAAGACGGAGGCAGATTACGGTGCCTCATGGGGGGCTTCTTTGCTTTCTCCCCCCTTATTTCCTTGACAGGGCTGAAGAGAGCAGCCAAGCTCTTGCTCTGCAGGTTGGCCTGACCCCCCTCTCGTTTCTGTAGAGTTTTACTCTGCACAGGGCCCTGCTGATTCACCGGGGAACCTTGTCTTTTCAGCGGGGCTTCTGATGTGTTCCCTGGTGTTATAATACCAGTGCAGCGTTTGATCTGCTTCTGCAGATACTTCCTATGGTTGACTTTCCTTTTGGACTTCACCGGCTTGTCCAGAGCCAGCTTGATGTTGCTGGAGGCTGAGTCTATGAAGCTCAGCAGGTCCCTGGTGGTCTCTTTGAAGTCTTCGTCGTTCTCTGCCTCGCACAGCAGACTCCCATCCAGACTCTTTTCCACGTCGTACTCCATCACAGAATCGGGGAAGCAAAAACTCATAAACTGAGGGTTCATGATTGCAGTTTGAACCGCCATAACTCTGTCGAGCCCGGCGGCTACACCTGTGGCATCCACTGTGATCCCTGAACTGAAAGTTTCTTCAAAGCATGACTTTGTTCTGCGGATTAACACCTGCTCCTGATGCTGCTCGTGAAGTTTCCATAAACAATCCAGACTGGAAGTGACGGCCACTGAGGATGAGGAAGGGGATCTTTCAGGGGGCAGGACCGATGATGTCAGAACATCAAAGAGGAGGAGCGAAGGGAAACCAGGGAACTTAACTCTTTGCTTGTGCCCAACCACCTGCATCTAAGAGGGATTTGTCTGAAATTTCCTACTGAGCAGAAGACAATGTGCTCTGTCAGAGAGCTCCTCCACTGGTTTTACTGTCAGTGTGTGCTCTGAACCATGACAGCTTTTGTGGAACTGTTGGATATGACTGTAATAGTGAGAAGAAAAGGATCTTTAAGCCCCATTTGAtggcatgttttattttcttttgcaactAAACAGCAGTCACTAAACACAATTCCAACAAATTGCTTAACCAGTCGAACACCAGAAATAGcgctattaaaataaatt harbors:
- the fam181b gene encoding protein FAM181B translates to MQVVGHKQRVKFPGFPSLLLFDVLTSSVLPPERSPSSSSVAVTSSLDCLWKLHEQHQEQVLIRRTKSCFEETFSSGITVDATGVAAGLDRVMAVQTAIMNPQFMSFCFPDSVMEYDVEKSLDGSLLCEAENDEDFKETTRDLLSFIDSASSNIKLALDKPVKSKRKVNHRKYLQKQIKRCTGIITPGNTSEAPLKRQGSPVNQQGPVQSKTLQKREGGQANLQSKSLAALFSPVKEIRGEKAKKPPMRHRNLPPSFFTEPANCSRVSSTSGMTLKDLERGNPEAADFFELLGPDYSNMVNEQDIYQGVPLRGQPDLGGLDPASYDHLVGGLLYTEPWTNCSGQCKKPSEGLRSGPPQPPVYSQAEDTSVPLDDNGLCTLTFPNFFPDCSISQVTYDLNGGYNKTHFSCL